In one Planktothrix tepida PCC 9214 genomic region, the following are encoded:
- a CDS encoding LysR family transcriptional regulator: MRLEQLQSFLSVAETGSFQQAARKCGVTQSTISRQVQGLEEELGLPLFHRTAQAKLTIGGERFWPYARKICQTWDSAKEELASLLMGKQPELCVAAIHSVCSSYLPPVLQKFCYAYPEVQLRVTSLGSDRALKVLKDGLVDIAIIMNNRSFTASAELLVDILYQEPIEVLMASNHPLTQYSQVPWHELTRYPQVVFKDGYGMQRLVQEKFTQAGAKLNAVLELNTLDGFRGVIRQGELIALLPYSALLEARTDPTLAVRGLAPLPFANSKPLIASSTPSMLIPADGDTTWTREVVIVTTPDRMQIPPIAYFWQLVHESLPDQLDGSINSLNPETPLSK; this comes from the coding sequence ATGCGTTTAGAGCAACTGCAATCTTTTCTGTCTGTTGCTGAGACGGGAAGCTTTCAACAAGCAGCACGCAAATGCGGGGTCACTCAATCAACCATTAGCCGACAGGTGCAGGGACTAGAGGAAGAACTGGGTTTACCTTTATTTCACCGCACGGCTCAGGCTAAATTAACCATTGGGGGTGAACGCTTTTGGCCCTATGCGCGCAAAATTTGCCAAACCTGGGACAGTGCGAAAGAGGAATTAGCGTCTCTGCTGATGGGAAAACAACCTGAACTCTGTGTTGCAGCCATTCATTCGGTTTGTTCCTCTTATTTACCCCCGGTTTTGCAGAAGTTTTGTTATGCCTATCCAGAGGTTCAGTTGCGGGTGACATCCTTGGGAAGCGATCGCGCGTTAAAAGTGCTTAAGGATGGATTAGTTGATATCGCCATTATTATGAATAATCGTTCTTTTACAGCCAGTGCAGAACTTTTAGTCGATATTCTCTATCAAGAACCCATTGAAGTCTTAATGGCCAGTAACCACCCGTTAACTCAATATTCTCAAGTTCCTTGGCATGAGTTAACTCGTTATCCGCAAGTGGTTTTTAAAGATGGTTATGGAATGCAGCGTTTAGTTCAAGAAAAGTTTACTCAAGCTGGAGCCAAGCTGAATGCAGTTTTAGAGTTAAATACATTGGATGGGTTTCGAGGGGTCATTCGTCAAGGCGAACTTATTGCTTTATTGCCCTATTCTGCCTTACTAGAAGCACGAACTGATCCCACCTTAGCTGTTCGTGGGTTAGCACCCCTACCCTTTGCCAACTCTAAACCTTTAATCGCGAGTTCTACTCCCTCTATGTTAATTCCTGCGGACGGGGATACAACTTGGACTCGTGAAGTGGTGATTGTCACCACACCTGATCGAATGCAAATTCCCCCCATTGCTTATTTTTGGCAACTGGTTCATGAGAGTCTTCCTGATCAACTCGATGGATCAATTAATTCTTTGAATCCCGAAACCCCTCTGTCGAAATAA